In Brevibacillus brevis, a genomic segment contains:
- the aroC gene encoding chorismate synthase, translating to MRYLTAGESHGPQLTAIIEGVPSNLPISAEAINEQLARRQKGHGRGRRMQIEKDQVKILSGVRHGYTTGAPITLVVENRDWTHWQGIMSAEPVEGAEEKRRVSRPRPGHADLNGAIKYHQRDMRNILERSSARETTIRVAVGAVARQLLAAFGIRLGGQVLQINDVVAKREEVSLDELIARTEESPVRCLDKEAEQKMMAAIDKAKEDGDSLGGIVEVIVEGVPIGLGSHVQWDRKLDGRLAQAIMSIQAFKGVEIGIGFEAAGLPGSQVHDEIVWNEETGYSRKTNRAGGLEGGMTTGMPIVVRGVMKPIPTLYKPLMSVDIDSREPFSASIERSDSCAVPAASVVAEAVVAWEIAQAMCEKFPSDSMDDMVENVRQYRAYTEKF from the coding sequence ATGCGTTACTTGACAGCAGGGGAGTCTCATGGGCCGCAATTGACGGCGATCATTGAAGGCGTCCCGAGCAATCTGCCGATTTCCGCTGAGGCGATCAACGAGCAGTTGGCACGCCGCCAGAAGGGACATGGACGCGGCAGAAGAATGCAGATTGAGAAAGACCAGGTGAAAATCCTTTCCGGTGTGCGACACGGTTATACGACCGGGGCACCGATTACATTGGTGGTGGAAAACAGAGACTGGACCCACTGGCAAGGGATCATGAGTGCGGAGCCGGTCGAGGGTGCTGAAGAGAAGCGCCGTGTTTCTCGTCCACGTCCCGGCCATGCGGATTTGAACGGGGCGATTAAATATCACCAGCGCGATATGCGAAATATTCTGGAACGTTCCAGCGCCCGCGAGACGACCATTCGCGTAGCGGTAGGAGCGGTAGCGCGCCAGCTGCTTGCCGCGTTCGGCATTCGCTTGGGCGGACAAGTGCTGCAAATCAACGATGTCGTGGCCAAGCGCGAGGAAGTGAGCCTGGATGAACTGATCGCGCGTACGGAAGAATCACCTGTCCGCTGTCTGGACAAGGAAGCGGAACAAAAGATGATGGCAGCGATCGACAAAGCCAAAGAGGACGGGGATTCTCTCGGCGGAATCGTGGAGGTCATCGTGGAAGGCGTACCGATCGGTCTGGGCAGTCACGTGCAGTGGGATCGCAAGCTCGACGGGCGTCTGGCGCAGGCGATCATGAGCATTCAAGCGTTTAAAGGGGTAGAGATCGGAATCGGATTCGAAGCGGCAGGGCTTCCCGGTTCGCAGGTGCACGATGAGATCGTGTGGAACGAAGAGACAGGATACAGCCGGAAGACAAACAGGGCGGGCGGCTTGGAGGGCGGCATGACGACCGGAATGCCGATCGTCGTGCGCGGTGTGATGAAGCCGATCCCGACCTTGTACAAGCCGCTTATGAGTGTTGATATCGATTCGAGAGAACCGTTCTCCGCCAGCATCGAGCGCTCCGACAGCTGTGCGGTGCCAGCCGCGAGCGTCGTGGCGGAAGCGGTGGTAGCATGGGAAATTGCGCAGGCAATGTGCGAGAAGTTCCCGTCCGATTCGATGGATGACATGGTGGAAAACGTCCGCCAATACCGTGCGTACACGGAGAAGTTTTAA
- a CDS encoding menaquinone biosynthesis protein translates to MTKSLKIGQILYTNVLPVYFYFEQERFEDRIEFIRQVPAQLNAAMAQGEIDLGPISSFSYAEHASEYVALADLSVSAKGRVGSLFLFSKKPIEQLNGSRIALTNTSATTVNLLKIVLHKFYEYEISYVTQEPVLEEMLQEADAALLIGDDAIDAKRRGGDLHVYDLGELWHQFTGYSMTFAIWAVRKAVLAEHGSLLADVHASFLASKEKTRQHTGPLIDYVLAHFGGDREEWTRYFQGLQHDFGDEQRIGLEYYYRCAAELGLLPVPATVDIWQAGGRQTNTTLTR, encoded by the coding sequence GTGACAAAGTCGCTAAAAATCGGGCAGATCCTGTACACGAACGTATTGCCGGTTTATTTTTACTTTGAGCAGGAGCGGTTTGAAGACCGCATCGAGTTCATTCGGCAAGTCCCTGCGCAATTGAATGCGGCCATGGCACAAGGTGAGATCGACTTGGGTCCGATCTCTTCCTTCAGCTATGCCGAGCACGCGTCTGAATATGTGGCGCTCGCGGATCTGTCCGTCAGCGCAAAAGGGCGGGTAGGCTCCCTTTTCCTGTTCAGCAAGAAGCCGATCGAACAGCTGAACGGGTCGCGAATCGCCCTGACCAATACGTCCGCAACGACGGTCAATTTGTTGAAGATCGTTCTCCATAAGTTTTACGAATATGAGATTTCGTACGTTACACAAGAGCCCGTTCTGGAAGAAATGTTGCAAGAGGCGGATGCGGCGCTGTTAATCGGAGACGACGCGATTGACGCCAAGCGAAGGGGCGGCGACCTCCATGTATACGACCTTGGCGAATTGTGGCATCAGTTCACGGGCTATTCCATGACGTTTGCGATTTGGGCGGTGCGGAAGGCAGTGCTGGCCGAGCATGGCTCACTTCTTGCCGACGTGCACGCCTCTTTTCTGGCGAGCAAAGAAAAGACGAGACAGCATACGGGTCCTCTCATCGATTACGTACTGGCCCACTTCGGTGGCGACAGGGAGGAATGGACCCGCTATTTTCAAGGATTGCAGCACGATTTCGGCGACGAACAGCGGATTGGACTCGAGTATTACTACCGATGCGCAGCGGAGCTGGGACTTCTACCTGTGCCTGCGACCGTCGACATCTGGCAGGCTGGTGGACGGCAGACCAATACTACGCTCACGAGATAG
- a CDS encoding demethylmenaquinone methyltransferase — translation MNQTQMNDKAQYVHSVFESIASEYDKMNNVISFGSHVAWRNYTMKQMDIRPGQTALDVACGTADWTIALAQAVGTEGRVVGLDFSQNMLDVGAYKVTQKGVGHIVSLVNGDAMKLPYEDNTFDHATIGFALRNVPDIQTVLSEMARVVKPGGKVVSLEVSKPPFLPYRKLFYFYFYNILPLIAKWTVNKYEQYAWLPKSLTNFPDSRELARMFQQAGLDPVQVKLFMGGVAALHIGVKP, via the coding sequence GTGAACCAAACCCAAATGAACGACAAAGCCCAGTATGTTCACTCCGTGTTCGAGAGCATCGCAAGCGAATACGACAAGATGAACAACGTGATCAGCTTTGGCAGCCATGTTGCATGGCGCAATTACACGATGAAGCAAATGGATATTCGGCCGGGCCAAACCGCACTGGATGTGGCGTGCGGTACCGCTGACTGGACGATCGCGCTCGCACAGGCTGTCGGCACGGAAGGACGTGTGGTCGGGCTTGACTTTAGCCAAAATATGCTTGATGTCGGCGCGTACAAGGTTACCCAAAAGGGTGTCGGGCACATCGTGAGTCTGGTAAACGGGGATGCGATGAAGCTGCCGTACGAGGACAATACGTTTGATCACGCCACGATCGGCTTTGCGCTGCGGAATGTACCAGACATCCAGACGGTGCTAAGTGAGATGGCGCGGGTGGTGAAGCCCGGCGGAAAGGTCGTCTCGCTGGAAGTGTCCAAGCCTCCTTTTCTCCCTTATCGCAAGCTCTTTTATTTTTATTTCTACAACATCTTGCCGTTGATTGCGAAATGGACGGTAAACAAATACGAGCAGTATGCGTGGCTGCCCAAGTCGCTGACGAACTTTCCGGACAGTCGCGAGCTTGCGCGCATGTTTCAGCAGGCGGGACTGGATCCCGTGCAAGTGAAGCTGTTCATGGGCGGAGTGGCTGCTCTGCACATCGGAGTCAAGCCGTAA
- a CDS encoding polyprenyl synthetase family protein yields the protein MNLVDIYFKMKKDVQYIEDELEKSIDTDMRELYQSSTHLLKAGGKRIRPVFVLLGGKWGEYDVKRLRHVAVPLELIHMASLVHDDVIDDADKRRGKDTVRMKWDNKVAMYAGDYIFARALAIAAQLPIPRLHRILSNAMVELCKGEIEQVKDLNNWDQNFRTYLRRIKRKTALLIAISCQLGAVASGATDELIRKMYWYGYNVGMAFQITDDILDFTGTEKQLGKPAGSDLAHGNITLPALYTAHFGRARERFQKWIADQTFWDHVDEAIQLVRADEGIAFSQKLAERYIARAHAILADLPNNQAKTSLAGIADFIIERKF from the coding sequence ATGAACCTAGTCGATATTTACTTCAAGATGAAAAAGGACGTCCAGTACATTGAAGACGAACTGGAAAAATCGATCGATACCGATATGCGGGAGCTCTACCAATCCTCGACGCATCTGCTGAAGGCAGGGGGGAAGCGGATTCGTCCCGTGTTTGTCCTCCTTGGCGGCAAGTGGGGAGAGTACGATGTCAAACGCCTGAGGCACGTGGCGGTGCCGCTGGAGCTGATCCATATGGCTTCGCTCGTTCACGACGACGTGATTGACGATGCAGACAAGCGCCGCGGGAAAGACACGGTTCGGATGAAATGGGACAACAAGGTGGCCATGTATGCGGGAGATTATATCTTTGCGCGAGCGCTCGCCATTGCCGCACAGCTTCCCATCCCGAGACTCCACCGAATCTTGTCCAATGCGATGGTCGAGCTTTGCAAGGGCGAGATTGAACAAGTCAAAGACTTGAACAACTGGGACCAAAACTTCCGTACGTACCTGCGCCGGATCAAGCGGAAGACTGCGCTGTTGATTGCGATCAGCTGCCAGCTGGGAGCTGTGGCGAGTGGAGCGACTGACGAGCTCATCCGGAAAATGTACTGGTACGGATATAATGTTGGCATGGCTTTCCAAATAACGGATGACATCCTTGATTTTACCGGGACGGAAAAACAATTGGGAAAACCCGCCGGGAGCGACCTCGCCCACGGGAATATCACGCTGCCTGCACTCTACACGGCCCATTTCGGACGTGCTCGCGAACGCTTCCAGAAGTGGATTGCAGACCAGACATTTTGGGATCATGTCGACGAAGCGATTCAGCTGGTTCGGGCGGATGAAGGAATCGCCTTTTCACAAAAGCTGGCAGAGCGCTATATCGCCCGTGCCCATGCGATTTTGGCCGATTTGCCAAACAACCAGGCGAAAACGTCTTTGGCAGGCATTGCCGATTTTATTATCGAGCGCAAATTTTAA
- the mtrB gene encoding trp RNA-binding attenuation protein MtrB encodes MSQPYNQDYFVVKAKENGVHVIGLTRGSDTRFHHTEKLDKGEVMIFQFTEHTSAIKVRGKAVIYSQHGTVDTTE; translated from the coding sequence GTGTCGCAACCGTATAATCAGGATTATTTTGTGGTAAAAGCGAAGGAAAACGGTGTCCATGTAATCGGGCTCACCCGCGGCTCCGATACCCGCTTCCACCATACGGAAAAGCTCGATAAAGGTGAAGTCATGATCTTTCAATTTACCGAGCATACTTCTGCGATCAAGGTTCGCGGGAAGGCTGTGATTTACTCCCAGCACGGGACGGTTGACACGACCGAATAG
- a CDS encoding flavin prenyltransferase UbiX, whose amino-acid sequence MSGQKWAVGITGASGAIYGVRVVQELLRAGHTVHLMVTEAGWQVFHDELDWQAEDRDSFLHDKLQQNFPGQLHYWGLRDFNCPAASGSYRCDGMIVVPCSMGTVSGIAHGASGNLLERVADVMIKEGRRLVLVPRETPLNAIHLENMLTLSRLGVRILPAMPGYYQKPQTMDDLINFVVGKALDALDVPHSLFRRWGE is encoded by the coding sequence ATGAGCGGACAGAAGTGGGCGGTCGGCATTACAGGAGCGAGCGGTGCGATCTACGGCGTACGGGTAGTACAGGAGCTTTTGCGTGCCGGGCACACCGTTCACCTCATGGTTACAGAAGCAGGCTGGCAAGTGTTTCACGATGAGCTAGATTGGCAGGCGGAAGACCGTGACAGCTTTTTGCATGACAAGCTGCAGCAAAACTTTCCCGGACAGCTGCACTACTGGGGGTTGCGGGACTTCAACTGCCCGGCTGCCAGTGGTTCCTATCGATGCGACGGGATGATTGTCGTCCCTTGCTCGATGGGAACTGTCTCCGGGATTGCCCACGGCGCATCAGGCAATCTGCTAGAGCGAGTCGCCGATGTTATGATCAAGGAAGGCAGACGTCTGGTCCTCGTCCCGAGAGAAACGCCGTTGAATGCCATCCATCTGGAAAACATGCTCACGCTAAGCAGGCTAGGGGTCAGGATCCTCCCGGCGATGCCTGGATATTATCAAAAACCGCAAACGATGGACGACCTGATCAATTTCGTTGTGGGAAAAGCTTTGGATGCACTGGATGTACCACATTCGCTGTTTCGGCGTTGGGGGGAATAG
- the ndk gene encoding nucleoside-diphosphate kinase: MEKTFLMVKPDGVQRNLIGEIVSRFEKKGYQLVGAKLMNVSRELAEKHYAEHKERPFFGELVDFITSGPVFAMVWQGNNVISTARAMMGKTNPVDAAAGTIRGDFATSVGMNIIHGSDSPESAEREIGLWFSADEVLSFEKTIQRWI, encoded by the coding sequence ATGGAAAAAACATTCCTTATGGTAAAACCTGATGGCGTACAACGTAACCTGATCGGGGAGATCGTTTCCCGCTTTGAGAAAAAAGGATATCAACTGGTTGGCGCGAAGCTGATGAACGTGAGCCGCGAGCTGGCAGAAAAACACTACGCTGAGCACAAAGAGCGTCCTTTCTTCGGCGAACTGGTAGACTTCATCACTTCCGGTCCTGTATTCGCAATGGTATGGCAAGGAAACAACGTAATCAGCACCGCTCGCGCTATGATGGGCAAAACCAACCCGGTTGACGCAGCTGCTGGTACCATCCGCGGCGATTTCGCTACTTCCGTGGGCATGAACATCATCCATGGCTCCGATTCCCCTGAAAGCGCTGAGCGTGAAATCGGCCTGTGGTTCTCTGCTGACGAAGTACTCTCCTTCGAAAAAACCATCCAACGCTGGATCTAA
- a CDS encoding lytic transglycosylase domain-containing protein, whose translation MKVPVSLQPYMNQLSQSYGTSLAQGSLPAGDPGMFSDVLQAQLSAGQRVITAEEIIADLDGSPEWNYPQGDYGSRTDASASGANGGRSSIPPADLMHKIDRVAQSIGVDKDLVREVVRAESNFNPLAVSGAGAKGLMQLMDQTAKALNVRDVYNPDENLTGGTKYLKSLLDRYDGNVKVALAAYNAGPGRVSRLGIDDDQELMEKYDQLPQETQRYVEKIMNRLQSDRTS comes from the coding sequence ATGAAGGTTCCCGTATCGCTTCAGCCCTATATGAATCAGTTATCGCAATCGTATGGTACCTCTCTGGCGCAAGGGTCGCTACCGGCCGGAGATCCGGGAATGTTTTCCGACGTGCTGCAGGCGCAGCTCTCTGCCGGCCAGCGCGTCATTACCGCCGAGGAGATCATCGCGGATCTGGATGGTTCGCCTGAATGGAACTACCCGCAGGGTGATTACGGCAGTCGAACAGATGCTTCTGCTAGCGGGGCGAACGGAGGCCGATCCTCCATCCCACCCGCAGACCTGATGCATAAAATCGATCGAGTGGCCCAGTCGATTGGCGTGGATAAAGATTTGGTCCGGGAAGTGGTACGCGCAGAGTCCAACTTCAATCCGTTGGCCGTCTCCGGTGCAGGAGCCAAGGGGTTGATGCAGCTCATGGATCAGACAGCGAAAGCGTTGAACGTTCGCGATGTCTATAATCCGGATGAAAACCTTACCGGGGGCACCAAGTATTTAAAGAGCCTCTTGGACCGTTACGACGGCAATGTGAAGGTGGCGCTGGCTGCATACAATGCCGGGCCGGGACGTGTTAGCCGCCTGGGGATCGACGACGATCAGGAATTGATGGAGAAGTACGACCAATTGCCCCAAGAGACGCAGCGCTATGTGGAAAAAATCATGAACAGATTGCAGTCTGACCGGACATCATAG
- the aroH gene encoding chorismate mutase encodes MGVRGIRGAITVEADTREEIVSSTKLLLEEMVTRNQVQPEDIGSVIITTTEDLSATFPAQAARMLEGDGWQYVPLMCAREIPVPGGLPLCVRVMMHVNTEKTAKEIQHVFLRDAVKLRPDLTNR; translated from the coding sequence ATGGGAGTGCGAGGAATCAGAGGAGCAATCACGGTAGAGGCGGACACGCGCGAGGAGATCGTCTCCTCGACGAAGCTGCTGCTTGAGGAAATGGTCACCCGCAATCAGGTGCAGCCGGAGGATATCGGCAGCGTGATCATTACGACGACGGAAGATTTGAGTGCGACATTTCCTGCACAGGCAGCGCGCATGCTGGAAGGCGATGGGTGGCAGTACGTTCCCCTCATGTGCGCCCGCGAAATTCCGGTGCCGGGCGGATTGCCGCTGTGTGTGCGCGTGATGATGCACGTCAACACTGAAAAGACGGCGAAAGAGATCCAGCACGTGTTTTTGCGCGATGCAGTGAAGCTTCGTCCTGATTTGACAAATCGGTAG
- the aroB gene encoding 3-dehydroquinate synthase, producing MRHEERLIVDLGERSYPIVIGEGVLQKTGALLLEAGISTSSKLLIVTDEHVAAHYLEPLRDVLAEAGYRTTASVIAAGEQSKSLAVYDRIMTEAIEAGLDRKSAILALGGGVVGDLAGFVAATYMRGIHFVQLPTTLLAHDSSVGGKVAINHPLGKNLIGAFHQPRVVIYDTSALRTLPKREVAAGFAEVVKHGLISDSAFVDWLEEHAQSLWELDSELLAQAISRGCAVKAAIVSNDETEQGQRALLNLGHTFGHAFEALSAYSVLNHGEAISIGMCLAAKVAERVGLADQGVYERTQRLLSLYHLPTGWPGDLTPEAVLDAMKRDKKTVGGKLALVLPRAIGHVEVVKDIDEAIILTVMREEVEA from the coding sequence ATGAGGCACGAAGAGAGATTGATTGTCGATTTGGGAGAGCGCTCATACCCGATCGTGATCGGAGAGGGAGTCCTGCAAAAGACTGGGGCACTGCTTCTGGAAGCAGGCATTTCAACCTCGAGCAAGCTGTTGATTGTGACGGACGAGCACGTCGCGGCTCACTATCTCGAACCGTTGCGGGACGTACTGGCGGAGGCGGGCTACCGCACTACCGCCAGCGTCATCGCGGCGGGAGAGCAATCGAAAAGCCTCGCGGTCTACGACCGGATCATGACCGAGGCGATTGAGGCTGGGCTTGACCGCAAATCTGCAATCCTGGCTTTGGGAGGCGGCGTCGTCGGCGACTTGGCTGGCTTTGTAGCTGCCACCTATATGCGCGGGATTCACTTTGTCCAGCTTCCAACCACCCTGCTTGCCCACGACAGCTCGGTCGGCGGAAAAGTAGCCATCAATCACCCGCTGGGCAAAAACCTGATCGGTGCGTTCCATCAACCGCGTGTAGTCATTTACGATACGTCTGCTTTGCGTACGCTCCCGAAGAGAGAAGTGGCGGCGGGCTTTGCCGAAGTGGTCAAACACGGGTTGATTTCGGATTCTGCCTTCGTCGACTGGCTGGAGGAGCATGCCCAGAGCCTGTGGGAGCTGGATTCCGAATTGCTCGCGCAGGCAATTTCCCGCGGTTGTGCCGTCAAGGCGGCAATCGTGTCGAACGACGAGACGGAGCAAGGCCAGAGAGCTTTGCTCAATTTGGGGCATACGTTTGGGCACGCGTTTGAAGCATTAAGCGCCTATTCCGTGCTCAATCACGGAGAGGCGATTTCTATCGGCATGTGCCTGGCGGCGAAAGTAGCGGAAAGGGTCGGGCTTGCGGACCAAGGGGTGTACGAGCGCACGCAGCGGCTCCTGAGCTTGTACCATCTGCCGACGGGATGGCCGGGCGATTTGACGCCCGAAGCCGTGCTGGACGCGATGAAACGGGACAAGAAGACGGTGGGCGGCAAGCTTGCTTTGGTATTGCCGCGGGCCATCGGTCACGTAGAAGTAGTAAAAGACATCGATGAAGCGATCATCTTGACAGTGATGAGAGAAGAAGTGGAGGCTTAG
- a CDS encoding UbiA-like polyprenyltransferase, translated as MSLRKLKIILEMIKFEHSLFALPFAFMGAVLGNIVIEKSWPTWTEIFWVTVAMVGARSAAMSLNRVIDRFIDAKNPRTANRAIPAGLISIVEVIAFIVVSFAVLFIAAYQLNPLAVKLLPLAVFVLVLYSYTKRFTWLCHFVLGVAIGFGPLGGWVATTGQVDGIGLLLFASVMFWTAGFDIIYACQDADFDRKEGLYSMPSRFGVGNALMVARACHVLTFVGLMSLYVLADLSIWFLLGVLISGAILIYEHTLVKPTDLSKLDVAFFNMNGILSVVMFAFTMIDLVIS; from the coding sequence ATGAGTCTTCGTAAGTTGAAAATTATTTTGGAAATGATCAAGTTCGAGCATTCCCTGTTTGCTTTGCCATTTGCTTTTATGGGGGCCGTATTGGGGAATATTGTCATTGAGAAGTCTTGGCCCACTTGGACGGAAATCTTTTGGGTTACAGTCGCGATGGTTGGTGCGCGCAGCGCCGCCATGTCCCTGAATCGGGTGATCGATCGCTTTATCGATGCGAAGAACCCGCGGACGGCGAACAGAGCGATTCCTGCAGGACTGATTTCGATTGTGGAAGTCATCGCGTTCATTGTGGTGTCCTTTGCTGTCCTGTTTATCGCTGCGTACCAACTCAATCCGCTGGCCGTCAAGCTGCTGCCCCTCGCGGTATTCGTGCTGGTATTGTACTCGTATACGAAGCGTTTTACGTGGCTGTGCCACTTTGTGCTGGGGGTAGCGATCGGCTTCGGACCGCTTGGAGGCTGGGTCGCGACGACCGGGCAGGTAGACGGAATCGGCCTTTTGCTGTTTGCGTCTGTGATGTTCTGGACGGCTGGATTTGACATTATCTACGCTTGTCAGGATGCAGACTTCGACCGAAAAGAAGGCCTGTATTCCATGCCGAGCCGTTTCGGGGTTGGCAATGCGCTGATGGTCGCCCGGGCGTGCCACGTCTTGACATTTGTCGGACTCATGTCGCTGTACGTGCTGGCTGATCTGTCCATCTGGTTCCTGCTCGGCGTTTTGATCTCGGGTGCGATTCTGATTTACGAGCACACGCTGGTCAAGCCGACCGATCTGTCCAAGCTGGATGTGGCCTTCTTCAACATGAACGGCATCTTGAGCGTCGTCATGTTTGCGTTCACGATGATTGATCTGGTGATCTCATGA
- a CDS encoding protein-glutamate O-methyltransferase CheR: MEDKDFLQFIANVKKMTGIDLALYKEAQMKRRLTSLRVKRGYQSFSQYFDAIAKDKELFYEFLDRMTINVSEFFRNPGRWEVLENKILPRLAAKSPRLKCWSAACSTGEEPYTLSLILLRKRLEATVLASDIDEGAIAKAKQGVYTDRSLQDCPKELVSKYFSKDTLSYRISDEVKNRVTFKKHNLLADPFDSQFDLIICRNVMIYFTEEAKHELYHKFSRALKPGGVLFVGSTEQIFQPQQYQLETEDTFFYRKMG; encoded by the coding sequence ATGGAAGATAAGGACTTTCTACAATTTATCGCAAACGTCAAAAAAATGACCGGAATTGATCTTGCCCTCTACAAGGAAGCACAGATGAAGCGCAGATTGACTTCGCTCCGCGTAAAACGAGGCTATCAGTCGTTCAGCCAGTACTTTGATGCCATCGCCAAAGACAAGGAGCTCTTTTACGAGTTTTTGGACCGGATGACGATAAACGTATCCGAATTTTTTCGCAATCCGGGCAGGTGGGAAGTGCTCGAAAATAAAATATTGCCTCGTCTGGCTGCGAAGTCGCCCCGCCTCAAATGCTGGAGCGCCGCTTGTTCGACGGGCGAGGAGCCGTATACGCTCTCGCTCATCCTGCTGCGCAAGCGACTGGAAGCGACGGTGCTCGCATCGGATATCGATGAAGGGGCGATTGCCAAGGCCAAGCAAGGGGTGTACACGGACAGGTCCCTGCAGGACTGCCCGAAGGAACTCGTCAGCAAATACTTCTCCAAAGATACGCTCAGCTACCGTATTAGCGATGAAGTGAAGAACCGCGTCACGTTCAAGAAGCACAATCTCCTCGCCGACCCATTCGACTCGCAGTTCGACCTGATCATTTGCCGCAACGTCATGATCTACTTTACGGAGGAGGCCAAGCACGAGCTGTATCACAAGTTCAGCAGGGCCTTGAAACCGGGGGGAGTGCTGTTCGTCGGGAGTACGGAACAAATTTTTCAGCCCCAGCAATATCAATTGGAGACAGAAGATACGTTCTTTTATCGAAAAATGGGATGA
- a CDS encoding heptaprenyl diphosphate synthase component 1, translated as MSKEQIPYVEEVRSIIEQIYRRSTHSYVEHYVDVPSLAENRLALLYLFLREQGMTKERSVVYCTATGLVQLGLDIHEYVKNDYERTLAAERNRQLTVLAGDYYSARYYALLAEAGEIAAIQVLSAAVQRVNEAKMRLYLAGKDGKLPSDEEYWELRNTIDTGLYVAVVEACADSEEKRRFWTDLMKETAKVESVIGEWEQLKWQEQVPFGFARFLLQKPGTTLAQVMAGIEQKAIELIGMCEQMVRTLHPVETRNMLATMTARYSHRVNRLKRVIEEM; from the coding sequence ATGAGCAAAGAACAAATCCCCTATGTAGAAGAAGTTCGGTCCATCATCGAGCAGATCTACAGGCGAAGTACCCATTCCTATGTAGAACATTACGTTGACGTTCCTTCCCTGGCGGAAAATCGTCTAGCCCTTTTGTATCTGTTTTTGCGGGAGCAAGGGATGACAAAGGAACGCTCCGTCGTTTACTGCACGGCGACTGGGCTTGTCCAGCTGGGCTTGGACATTCACGAATACGTAAAAAATGATTACGAACGAACGCTGGCTGCCGAACGCAATCGACAGTTGACCGTTTTGGCAGGAGATTATTACAGCGCACGCTATTATGCTCTCTTGGCGGAAGCCGGCGAGATTGCGGCCATCCAGGTATTATCCGCAGCGGTTCAACGCGTGAACGAAGCAAAAATGAGGCTGTACCTGGCAGGAAAGGACGGCAAGCTCCCATCGGATGAGGAGTATTGGGAACTGCGCAATACGATTGACACAGGACTGTACGTAGCTGTCGTGGAGGCGTGTGCGGATTCCGAAGAAAAGCGCCGCTTCTGGACGGACTTGATGAAAGAAACGGCGAAAGTGGAAAGCGTGATCGGGGAATGGGAGCAGCTAAAGTGGCAAGAACAGGTTCCATTTGGTTTTGCCCGTTTTTTGCTGCAAAAGCCGGGGACGACCCTGGCGCAGGTTATGGCGGGCATTGAGCAGAAGGCCATCGAATTGATCGGCATGTGCGAGCAGATGGTCCGGACGCTGCACCCGGTTGAGACCCGCAATATGCTCGCTACGATGACCGCGCGTTATTCACATCGGGTCAACCGGCTGAAACGGGTAATTGAGGAGATGTAG